CAAAAAGTGAGACAACAAAcacaaagagaaagagagagatccAAGAACATGAACCACAAGGTGGATGATCAAAACATGGGTTTTATCTCTCAACTGTACCCTGATGTCTATACTCAGATAGTACCACAAGGTTTGTCTGAAATTTCTAAGcctttttcttaaaaaaaaactgaaagaaCCCAGATTTAATCGATTTTTTATGCTTTGGGGGCGTGAGACAAGGTATAGCGCTACCAGCTTTCCATCTTACTACACCTCATGAAACAAACTATAGTGACATCTTTTGCTTATAGTTCCGAAGCTCGCCcgtttttcttataaattacAAGTGGAGTTTTTGTTTATGGAAagtgttggaactcgtttttgacaAAGTGGTGTGGACTATTTTCCGATGGGTTTTTCGACGGAGACGTCTGTCGGAAAAACCGGAACTTGGGCACGATGTATTTGTTAGTCAAAATCGGAGTTGtgttgaatgagaaatggaggtccAAAGTGAGTGTTATGCAAAGCTTATAAAGCTTTAAATTTAgctaagtataaaatatttagcaaATGAATCACTTTGAATATTTgagtttgaatttaaaattgattttgttagTTGGACAATATGTCAATAACTTaatcttttttaaattatattaatgatgatcttttatgttttatataaacataaaaatgcaAACTCATATAAAGTATTTTATGGCTTTGATTTGTTTGGTCAAAACCATTTAATATTTGGTCCACTAACGTGAGTAATGGAGAATCAATTCTCATTATTACGATAGTTTACTCCATTGATCACATAACATACGTTTTGATATTTTGAAGTTATATATCAATACGTGAAACTCATTCATGAGACACATTGATAGAGATCATTTGTTCAACAATTCCTCACATTATTTTCATTCTCTCTCTTTTGATATTTCTTATTGAGTCTGAGAGTATTCACAAAACtatttcgccaggcttctgataaagtgacgcaaattcagaagattatttgcagttgtatcctgggactcattacgttatcgaaccgtcgcactacgggacgtattttgagttaaggaaagagataatatctcgcctctgtaGTTGTTTCATCCTCattttcttaaatctttggtataatcttatcaatttttatttacaatattcagttctccgtagtttataaaatacggttctatcagaAAGAAATTATACAAATTCAAGTGGGGTTATACACCTATTTGAGTCTTCCcaaaaaataaattctcgacCAACACGCGTACACCTAAAGTATTAAATATAATCTACTTgcatctaaacacacatcaagaaactaaaaaataaagaaaaaaatccaaaatttaatttaacatGTTTCTGCTTGCCgattactaattttttaaataatttttgctCGGTAGGAGAAGTGAAGCCACCCAAGcgaaggaggaagaagaggaaagtaGCGGTGGCCGCAGGAGATGGAAGCAACTGCATGCTTAGGAAGAGAAAGCTTACTGATGAGCAAGTGAACATGTTGGAGATGAGGTTTGGTGATGAGCACAAGCTTGAGTCCGAGAGAAAAGATAAAATTGCGGCGGAGCTAGGGCTTGACCCTCGTCAAGTTGCCGTTTGGTTTCAAAACCGTCGTACGCGGTGGAAGAACAAAAGGCTAGAGGACGAGTACAACAAACTCAAAAACGCACATGACAACGTGGTTCTCGACAAGTGCCGACTTGAGTCAGaggtattatatttattttatctcatcttctctttttgtttaattactCTCTTGATCGTAAATTAGAATACGGGTGTATAATGGTTTTAAGGCTTCATCATGCTCGATTTGATGCACGATTTGAATAATAACACTAATGCATGATAATATAAGCAAATAatttcatttcaaattttatatataactagttactaaatattttaggaaATTGATACTTTCAACTGCTTACAGCaatctaaacaaatattttcattcaattattttgttctgttttagtttatacaatatttttcaaaatagcAATATAGTTTATACTTTTTTCGTTCTATGAAGatagattttttgaaaaaaacgtTTCACAAAATAGacattttacatatataaagtTGCTTTAAAATATAGTGAATTACAGAAGAGAAAATAGTGCTCCATTAGAGATGTCCTAGTTATGTATTAGTTGcttaatatttacattttccCTCAGGTCCTTAAGCTCAAGGAACATCTCTATGATGCAGAGAGGGAGATCCAAAGATTGGCAGAAAGAGTAGAAGGATGCTCGAGCAACAGTCCAGTTTCTTCTTCGGTCTCCATCCAACACAACGAAACACCGTTTTTTGGAGACTATGAAGTCGAAGAAGACGGTGACGACTACGATAACATGGTTTATCCGGTGCCGGAAAACACCTACATTGATCATGGAGAGGAATGGATGAATTACCAgcttaatataatattttaattgtatcAGTTAGTGCCGTGAACTAGGAATATTATTGAGTAAATCAAATTAAGACTGGCTGCTGAATTTctaatatacaaataaatataacgCTGATATATTTCACGCTAGTGTAATTTGGCAAATATTGTATCTAAGCAACAGTTGCTTATGTAATTTTGAGCCACTTTTTCTGGCATATATGAAATTCGaagaaaaatatgtattattagttagttaatttttaattataacaagtAAAGTAGTAGACTAATTAACTTGGGTTTTCATTTCACCTTTCTACGGGTTGACCTATTCATATAAACTTTATGtgtcatgtataattttttttgttactaattTGCAATGTATGTACACTTTACATAAAACCATATGTATATGTTTAATGAAAGTTAACATCTTGTTCGGTTAaagttttggaaatttttcgGAATAAActtttgttgaatttttttaaaaaaacttttgttcAATTTGATAGTTCTATTGATGGGTATAAGATTCATATATAAAAGTGACTAAGACATACTGTAATTAGGACCTTTTAGTCTTAATTATATCATCTGGTAGCTAATAGTTGTCTTCAAATAAATGTTTTCattaaccaacaaaaaaaaggtGTGGCTCAAATATGCGATGCAAGagtcaaaatttttttttattatatattattcttaATATAAAGTGCAGCTCAATCTATCCTGCGAAAGCGTATCGCTGCCGCGGAAGCCGAGCTTCCACCTTTTTCAACAGAGAAGGATCGCAGGAGGATAAGGAGACAACAGCGACAGGCTATACTCAAGATCTGTGATAGTTTGGATGCTTCCTCACCGACTTTCTTTGCTTCAAAAACAGCCCGGGATACTTCTCACACAGCTCAGCGTGAGGCTTCGCCTAGTGGGGAGTCTCCTATTTTGGAAGCCTAAGTGCTTCGCTCAAAACTTTTTGTCTTCTTTATGAAGTGTTTTTGCTGGAATGTAAGAGGCCTAAATGGCAACACCAGAAAATCGGATGTTCGAAGATGGATGCACACAAATCGCCCTATGTTTGGCGCTTTTTTGGAAACACATGTGAAGCAGGATATTTTAGAGACTCTGATTACTACTACTCTCCCAGGTTGGAAATTTGACTCCAATCATAGTCCCGAAGCAGAAAATGGTAGAATTGTTGTGGTATGGAATCCGTCCTTGTCTGTTGCTGTCTACTTCCGTTCGCCACAGATCATGGTTTGTGGTTTCTTTGAGCCGGCCACTCTTGAGTACATCACAGTCTGTTTTGTCTACGCTTTCAATGAGAGGAGTGACCGGATGCCTCTCTGGAATTCTATAAATCAGATTGCTCAATCATCTATCATCAGAAACTCTCCTTTGCTGGTGCTAGGCGATTTTAATCAGGTATTGGCGACATCAGAGGCTTACTCACTTCATCCTTCAGACTTATCAATTGGCGGTATGACAGACTTCCAAGAGAGTCTCCAGGAAAGTGAGATTTTTGACTTAGCTTTCAGAGGGTGTTTCTTTACTTGGTCGAATAATAGTCCCACTAGCCCTAGGACTAGGAAGCTGGACAGAGCGCTTATAAATGAAGCATGGCTGGAGAAATTTCCTAATTCCCTTGCAATATTTGATTCTCCTGGATCTTCTGACCACTCGCCTTGCATAGTGCAAATTCGAAATGAGCCTCAACGAAGGAATGTCAGGTTCACTTTCTTCACTTTTTTCACAACTCACCCAGACTACGCTGACCTGTTGAAAGCTGCCTGGACATCGCCGGTCATCTCCTCTACGCCCTTGGTCTCCTTATATCAGAAGATGAGAGCAGCAAAACTATGCTGTAAGGAAATTAACAGATCTGGCTTTAGTGATATAGAGAAGAGATCCAAGGAAGCTTTCCAACGACTACAGGATATTCAAAGTCTGGTATTGACGGCTCCATCTCCGCAGCTGTTCCAGGATGAAGCAAATGCAAAAAATTCTTGGCTTCTGCTATCAGCAGCAGAGCAAAACTTCTTCAAGTTAAAGTCGAGGGTTAGATGGGAGACAAAGGGAGATCTTAATACTGCTTTTTTCCATAAATCTGTTAAGGCAAATCTGTCAAGGAATGTTATTCATTTTCTCACTGATGTGAATAATACAAGAGTGTTTGATGGCCAGGAATTGAAGAACATGGTCATTCGGTTCTACACTTATCTTCAAGGGAGATCAAATGCGGCAGTTATTCCCTACTCAATCGAATATATCCAGGACATTCATCCTTATCGACATGACTCCTCCAGGACTGATCTTTTAGTGGCAATACCATCAGAAGAGGAG
The sequence above is a segment of the Raphanus sativus cultivar WK10039 unplaced genomic scaffold, ASM80110v3 Scaffold0066, whole genome shotgun sequence genome. Coding sequences within it:
- the LOC108821327 gene encoding homeobox-leucine zipper protein ATHB-40 isoform X1; this encodes MYLLVKIGVVLNEKWRSKASDKVTQIQKIICSCILGLITLSNRRTTGRILREVKPPKRRRKKRKVAVAAGDGSNCMLRKRKLTDEQVNMLEMRFGDEHKLESERKDKIAAELGLDPRQVAVWFQNRRTRWKNKRLEDEYNKLKNAHDNVVLDKCRLESEVLKLKEHLYDAEREIQRLAERVEGCSSNSPVSSSVSIQHNETPFFGDYEVEEDGDDYDNMVYPVPENTYIDHGEEWMNYQLNIIF
- the LOC108821327 gene encoding homeobox-leucine zipper protein ATHB-40 isoform X2, yielding MNHKVDDQNMGFISQLYPDVYTQIVPQGEVKPPKRRRKKRKVAVAAGDGSNCMLRKRKLTDEQVNMLEMRFGDEHKLESERKDKIAAELGLDPRQVAVWFQNRRTRWKNKRLEDEYNKLKNAHDNVVLDKCRLESEVLKLKEHLYDAEREIQRLAERVEGCSSNSPVSSSVSIQHNETPFFGDYEVEEDGDDYDNMVYPVPENTYIDHGEEWMNYQLNIIF
- the LOC108821327 gene encoding homeobox-leucine zipper protein ATHB-40 isoform X3; translation: MEVQREVKPPKRRRKKRKVAVAAGDGSNCMLRKRKLTDEQVNMLEMRFGDEHKLESERKDKIAAELGLDPRQVAVWFQNRRTRWKNKRLEDEYNKLKNAHDNVVLDKCRLESEVLKLKEHLYDAEREIQRLAERVEGCSSNSPVSSSVSIQHNETPFFGDYEVEEDGDDYDNMVYPVPENTYIDHGEEWMNYQLNIIF